From one Diorhabda carinulata isolate Delta chromosome 12, icDioCari1.1, whole genome shotgun sequence genomic stretch:
- the LOC130899980 gene encoding cuticle protein 21-like yields the protein MVLKIVVISAVLALSSASVAPAAVVSAPVLAKLSDDTFDPNPSYSFAYDVQDSLTGDSKGHIESRANGIVQGQYNVAEPDGTRRIVDYTADPINGFNALVRKAPLVAAAAAPVVAAAPVVAARAAPIVSARSAPVVATRAAPVVAAPAAPVAAARVVAQPAPLVAQTARLAAQPVPVVSQAAPVVAARTTLAAPLVAQAAPFVAARSFGVLPAASYVAAPFPYAYI from the exons ATGGTTCTTAAG atcgttgttaTCTCAGCCGTTCTGGCACTCAGCTCAGCTTCAGTAGCTCCAGCAGCAGTGGTTTCAGCACCAGTACTTGCCAAACTTTCTGATGATACGTTCGACCCAAATCCATCCTATTCTTTCGCTTACGATGTACAAGATTCTTTAACTGGTGATTCGAAAGGTCATATCGAAAGCAGAGCTAATGGTATCGTTCAAGGTCAATATAACGTTGCCGAACCTGACGGTACTAGAAGAATAGTTGATTACACAGCCGATCCAATCAACGGTTTTAATGCTTTGGTTAGAAAAGCACCTTTAGTTGCCGCTGCTGCTGCTCCCGTTGTTGCTGCTGCTCCAGTTGTTGCTGCTCGTGCTGCTCCTATTGTATCTGCTCGTTCTGCTCCTGTTGTTGCCACACGCGCTGCTCCGGTAGTCGCCGCTCCTGCTGCACCAGTTGCTGCTGCCCGTGTAGTAGCTCAACCAGCACCATTGGTAGCTCAAACTGCAAGACTGGCTGCACAGCCTGTGCCGGTTGTTTCTCAGGCTGCTCCAGTAGTTGCAGCAAGGACTACTTTGGCTGCTCCTCTTGTTGCTCAAGCTGCTCCATTTGTAGCTGCTAGGTCCTTTGGTGTTTTACCAGCTGCGTCATATGTAGCTGCACCTTTTCCTTACGCGTACATATGA